GCTTTTTCATCTCCCCGAGAAAAATCTCTTTTTCCACCCCCATCAGCGAAGGCGGATAGCTTTTTATCTTCGACAGGAAGTTGAGGAAGTTCTGACGCACCCACTCCTCCGGCGTTAGCACTACGTAACGCTTGCGGTACGCATCAAAAATAAGCTGATTGCCGCCTTCAGTAACGATCTTAAAGTCCGGCGGAGGAAATTGGATGGCGATCATGCCGCAAAACTAGGCAACCAGACCTTATTCGGCAAAAAACCTTATATTTACTTGTCAAAAGCTATGAAGACAAAAGAAGAAATTGTAGCTAACTGGCTCCCACGCTACACCGGACAGAAACTCGAAGACTTCGGCTCGCATATCCTGCTCACTAATTTCAGCAACTATGTTGAATTGTTCGCGAAATGGAACAATGCCCCGATCGTAGGCAGTGATCGTCCCATGCAATCAGTTACCGCAAACGATATTACCCTCATTAACTTTGGAATGGGCAGTCCTGGCGCCGCTACGGTAATGGACCTGCTGAGCGCTATATCGCCCAAAGCGGTATTGTTCCTCGGTAAATGCGGCGGCTTAAAGAAGAAGAGTAACATCGGCGACCTGATTCTGCCCATTGCAGCCATTCGCGGCGAGGGTACTTCTAACGACTACTTCCCTCCGGAAGTGCCGGCTTTACCCGCGTTCGCCTTGCAGAAAGCAATATCGACCACCATTCGCGAATACGGTTGTGATTACTGGACAGGCACCTGTTACAGCACCAACCGCCGGGTGTGGGAACACGACCTGGAGTTTAAGAAGTACCTGGAACGCATCAGGGCTATGGCCATTGATATGGAAACGGCTACCATCTTTTCTGTAGGTTTTTATAACAAGATCCCTACCGGTGCGCTGTTGCTCGTATCCGATCAGCCCATGATCCCTGAAGGTGTGAAGACTGAAGAAAGCGATAAAAAAGTGACAAAGGAATACGTAGAGCGCCATCTTAAGATCGGCATCGAATCGCTCAATAACCTGATCAACAATCACATTACCGTTAAGCATCTCCTCTTTTAATGCCTGCACCCTTAGCTGTTATTAACGACCTGCGCGTGGATTTTTCCGGCGAAACCGGTACGGTAACCGCTGTTAATGGCATTTCGCTTACCATCAATAAGGGTGAAATACTGGGCATCGTAGGCGAAAGTGGCTCCGGCAAATCGGTCACCGCGCTTACCTTAATGCGGCTGATTCAAACACCAGGACGTATATCCGGCGGCAGCATCACCTGGCATGGCGGTGCAACGCCCGTCGATCTGTTAGCGGTACCTGAAAACGAGATGCGCCGCTTTCGTGGGGATGAGATCGCGATGATCTTCCAGGAGCCGATGACTTCCCTTAACCCGCTGTTTACCTGCGGCTCCCAGGTGGCAGAAGCCATTCGCCTGCATAAGAAAGTTTCTGCCCGCGAGGCGAAGGCCCAAACGATTGCTCTCTTTCAAAAAGTTAAATTACCTGCCCCGGAACAAATATGGTCACGTTACCCGCACGAGTTGTCGGGCGGGCAAAAACAACGGGTGATGATTGCCATGGCGATCAGCTGTAAACCCCGGCTGCTCATTGCGGACGAACCCACAACCGCGCTAGACGTAACCGTGCAAAAGACTATCCTCGAACTGCTCAAAGAATTGCAGGCGGAGATGGACATGAGCGTTGTGTTCATTACCCACGACCTGGGCGTGATCGCCGAACTGGCCGACCGGGTAACGGTGATGTATAAAGGAAATATCGTAGAACAGGGGGCGGTAAACGACGTGTTTTATCACCCGCAACATCCCTATACGAAAGGTTTATTGGCCTGTCGCCCCCCGCTTGACTATCGCCTGCGCCGCCTGCCGATGATCCGCGACTTCATGGAAATAGGGCCCAACGGTGCTATTACCGAAAAGGCGACGGACGTGCCGGCGTTTGTACGATCGCTCGTGCTGGACCATGAGGCGCAGCAGGAACGTTTGCAGGAGTTACGACAAAGCCCGCCGTTACTGGAAGTGAAAGGGCTGAAAACCTGGTTTCCCGTTAAGAAAAATATATTCGGCAAGGTGGAAGCCTGGGCCAAAGCAGTCGATGATGTAAGTTTTGACGTAAAAGAGGGGGAAACCCTCGGCCTGGTAGGCGAGTCTGGTTGCGGTAAAACCACCCTCAGTCGCAGCTTGCTGCGGTTGGTGGAGCCGACCGCCGGCAGCATCTTGTACCGGGGTAAGAATCTATGTGACCTGTCGGCCGCCGACATGCGCGATGCCCGCCGGAACATACAAATCATCTTCCAGGACCCTTATTCCTCGCTTAATCCCCGCCTCACCGTGGGACAGGCGATACTGGAGCCTATGCAGGTGCATGGTTTGCATGGCAACGACCGCGACCGTCGTGAGCAGGTGCTGAACCTGCTGGACAAGGTGCAACTGCGGCCCGAGCATTTTAACCGTTACCCGCATGAGTTCTCTGGCGGCCAGCGACAAAGGGTGGTGATTGCCCGTACGCTGGCGCTGCATCCGGAGTTTATTATTTGCGACGAATCCGTGTCTGCATTGGATGTGAGCATCCAGGCGCAGGTGTTAAACCTGCTGATGGAGCTGCGCGAGGAGTTCAATTTCACGTACATCTTTATCTCCCACAACCTGTCGGTCGTTAACTTTATGAGCGACCGTATGATGGTGATGAACAAGGGTAAGCTGGAGGAGATAGGGGAGGCGGAACAGGTGTACCGGTCACCACGATCGCCCTATACCCAAAAGCTGATCGCGTCCATCCCCGGGATGACTTCCTGATATTTTTTGCTCGTGTTAATATTATACGTACCTTCGCCCACTTAAAATTCATTCATACCGTAATATGAAACTATCACAGTTCAAATTCGACCTCCCTTTAAATCTGATCGCACAGCACCCATCCAAAACAAGAGACGAGTCTCGTCTGATGGTCGTAAACCGCGCAACAGGCAAAATCGAACACAAGCTTTTTAAAGACATCATCAACTACTTTAGCGATAAAGACGTGATGGTTGTGAACAACACCAAAGTATTCCCTGCAAGGTTATATGGCCGCAAAGAGAAGACCGGTGCAAAAATCGAAGTGTTCCTGTTACGTGAGTTGAACAAACAAAACCGTCTTTGGGATGTGATCGTTGATCCCGCAAGAAAGATCAGGGTAGGTAACAAATTGTATTTTGGAGATGACGAATCGCTGGTAGCAGAGGTGATCGACAACACTACTTCCCGTGGCCGTACTATCCGCTTCCTGTTCGAAGGTAACGACGAAGAGTTTAAGCAAGTGCTGGACAGCCTGGGCGAAACACCACTTCCAAAGTATATCAAACGTAAACCCGAAGAAGAAGATAAAGAGCGCTACCAGACCGTTTACGCTAAGTACGAAGGTGCTGTGGCTGCTCCGACTGCAGGTTTGCACTTCAGCCGCGAGCTGATCAAACGCCTGGAGATCAAAGGTGTTAAGTTCGCAGAAGTAACCCTTCATACAGGTTTGGGCACTTTCCGTCCCATCGAAGTAGAAGACCTTAGCAAGCATAAAATGGATGCGGAATACTTCCACATCGATGAGTATGCTGTAAAAATCGTGAACAAAGCGAAAGAAGAAAGCCGCAAGGTTTGTGCGATCGGTACTACTACCGTTCGTGCCGTTGAATCCTCTACCACTGCACAGGACCACCTGAAAGCAGCAGAGGGTTGGACCAACACTTTCATTCACCCGCCTTACGATTTCGCTATTCCGAACGCATTGGTGACTAACTTCCACCTACCTAAGACCAGCCTCCTGATCATGGTTTGCGCCTTTGCCGGTTACGACCTGGTGATGGAAGCTTACCAGCAGGCGATCAAAGAAAAATACCGTTTCTTCAGCTACGGCGATGCCATGCTGATCCTTTAATAAACTTATGTTTTTTGAGAAAGTCCCGCACCTGCGGGACTTTTTTTATCCCGATATTCGCCATATGACAACTGCATCTCATCAGAAAATAGCCATTATTGTAGCCGGCGGTTCCGGCCAGCGTATGGGCACCTCGCTCCCTAAACAGTTCCTGGAGCTGGCGGGTAAGCCCGTGCTGCAACATACTATCATGGCTTTTTATCATGCTTATGAAGATATGCGCGTCGTATTGGTGTTGCCAGATGCGCATCGTGGTTATGCAGAAAAAGCAATGCGGTTGTCGGAACACTTTCCGCAGCTTACCGTGATTGCCGGTGGCGAAACCCGGTTTCATTCCGTGAAGAACGGATTGGCTACCATTGCCGGCCCGTCTGTTGTGTTTGTGCATGATGGTGTTCGTCCGTTGGTGTCTACAGCTTTAATCAATCGTTGCTACGAAGCGGCTTTACAGCACGGCAGCGCTATCCCGGCTATCGATCTGAAAGATAGCATTCGCGAAGTACACGCCGACGGTAATGTAGCCGCCGACCGTTCCAGGTTCAAGATCATACAAACGCCGCAAACGTTTTTATCAGAAGTGTTGTTGCCCGCATTCGATTTGCCTTATGATCCCTTGTTCACCGATGAAGCGACGGTGGTAGAGCGGCTCGGGCACAAAGTGCATTTGGTAGCGGGCGAGGAGCGTAATCTTAAAATCACCCGTCCTGAGGACTTGGTGATTGCGGGGGCGTTACTGGATTAAAAAAAGCGGCATTTATCCATATTTGCACCGATTAATTCTCTGTTTGTCCTTTGCCGATCTCCTGTAAGACATAATGACTGTCTCGGCGGCGCCGGACAAAAAAAGCGGCACCATTCAGCGCCGCTTCCTACCCATATTTGCAATACGATTAGTTCTCCGTTGGTTAATCGCCGATCTCCTGTAAGACATAATGACTGTCTCGGCGGCGCCGGACGAAAAAAGCGGCACCATTCAGCGCCGCTTCCTATCCATATTTGCAATACGATTAATTCTCTGTTTGTCCCCTCCCGATCTTCTGCAGGATCTGGTGCGCTACTTCCACCGCCTGGAAACCATCGATCACATTTACGTGCACGGGTTTGTTTTGTAAAATAGCATCGCGGAAAAGCTCCAGTTCCATGCGGATCGCGTTCGATTGTTTAATTTCCGGGTTTTCGATTGCGATCGTTTTTCTGCCTGAATTGGTTTCGATATCCAGCGTGAACAGGCCTTCATCTTCCGGCGTTTTCAATTTAATGATTTCCGTCTTTTTGTCCAGGAAGTCAATGCCGATGTAGGCATCTTTCTGGAACAGGCGCATTTTGCGCATTTTTTTCAGGGAGATGCGGCTGGACGTAAGATTTGCCACGCAGCCATTATGGAACTCGATACGCACGTTGGCGATGTCGGGGGTATCGCTCATTACGGCTACACCACTTGCGGAGATGCGGCTGATAGAGGATTTCACAATGCTTAGTACAATGTCGATGTCGTGGATCATCAGGTCGAGGATCACGCTTACGTCGGTGCCGCGCGGATTAAACTCGGCCAGGCGATGTACTTCGATAAACATTGGTTTCAGGTCGTATTCTCTGAGCGCAAGGAAGGCAGGGTTGAAACGCTCCACATGGCCCACCTGGAATTTGATATTGGCTTCTTCCACCAGTTTCACCAGTGTTTTGCCCTCATCGATGGTGTTGGTCATGGGTTTTTCCACGAACACGTGTTTACCATTCCGGATCGCCATCTGGCAAAGCTCAAAGTGCAGGGTGGTAGGCGCAACGATGTCGATGGCATCCACAGCCATGATCAGCTCTTCGGCGCTTTCGTAACGACGGAGGTTTGGGTAAAGTTCATGTACGCCGGCTGCGTTTGCGTCGCTGGGGTCAAAGAATCCCGCCACTTCCACGTTTAACATCGTTGAGAGTTGTGACAGGTGGATTTTGCCTAAGTGCCCTACGCCAAACAAGCCGATTTTGAGCGTTGTCATTGATTTTGATTTGAAATTCGTGGATACGATAAAATAATAGTTTGCAAATTAATGGTGTTCTACTTAAACAAGAAAGAAAAATATATTACACAGGAATATAATTCCATCTTCGATGCTTGCAAAACGATATTGGAAACGACTTTCAGGGTCGCAATACGAGTTACGCACATATGTGCGTAACCTCAAAACAGCCGGGAGTGCTGTAAGCTGCAACTTACGGGACGCCAGCGAATGCGTGGCTCAGGAGAATAGCTGCCCGCCTCACAAACGGTGGGAGTGCTGTAAGCCGCAACTTACGCGACGCTCGTGAATCCGCGGCCCCACGAAGAGCATGGTCAACAGCTACCCCGACGTTGGCAACGGTGGCTCACCCCTCTGTTGCTTCTTCAACCGATTACAACAAGCCGTTTTCGCAGAAGCTGAAATAACTTTCGTCGGTAAGAATGATATGGTCGAGTAATTCGATTTCGAGCATTTCGCCGGCGGCTTTTATTTTGTTAGTAATGGCAATGTCGGAATGACTGGGCCGCATATTGCCTGAGGGATGGTTATGCCCGAGCATAATGCGACTGGCTTTTTGCAACAGCGCCTGCTCAAATATTACTTTGGGATCTACGACGGTGCTGGCCGTGCCCCCGTGGCTGATGCAGGTGTAGTGGATCAGTTTATTACCCCGGTTGAGGAAAAGCACATACAGGTGCTCGGTATGCTGATCGCCGATGAGCGGCCGTAAGATTTTAATGGCATCCTGGCTGCAGGTAAGCGCAGGCTGTACTGGAAGCTCGCTCGCACTGCGGCGCCGCCCAAGTTCGAGGGCGGCAGCAATAGCGACAGCGCGTGCATCTCCAATGCCTTTTATTTTTCTAAATACCTTAATGTCTTTTTGCCCCAGTTCGTGAAGGTTATTACTGGCCAGTTGCATGAGCTCACGCCCTAATTCTACGGCTGATTTATCGGTACTGCCACTACCCAGTAAAATAGCGAGTAGTTCGGCATCACTTAAAACCTGCGCGCCCTGGGACAGTAGTTTTTCTCTTGGCCTGTCGTTGATTGCCCAGTTTTTAATTGGGGCTTTTGGTGCTTTCGGGGACTTCTTTGGTCGGTTAACAATCATACATTCATCAATTTATCCAAATATACATCTTGCTAAAGAAATTAGCAAATCTCCCGTAACCTTTTACCGTATAAAAAAATTACGCGAGATGCCCCGAAAAGTCATAATTTCGCAACTTCTTTTCCATTTATGAATCCATCTGTCAAAATATTTACAGGCAACAGCAATCCGGCTCTGGCCGCGAAGATTGCTGCCAGGTACGGTAACGGTCTTGGTAAAGTGAATATCCAGAAATTCAGCG
This genomic interval from Chitinophaga horti contains the following:
- a CDS encoding AMP nucleosidase, with translation MKTKEEIVANWLPRYTGQKLEDFGSHILLTNFSNYVELFAKWNNAPIVGSDRPMQSVTANDITLINFGMGSPGAATVMDLLSAISPKAVLFLGKCGGLKKKSNIGDLILPIAAIRGEGTSNDYFPPEVPALPAFALQKAISTTIREYGCDYWTGTCYSTNRRVWEHDLEFKKYLERIRAMAIDMETATIFSVGFYNKIPTGALLLVSDQPMIPEGVKTEESDKKVTKEYVERHLKIGIESLNNLINNHITVKHLLF
- a CDS encoding ABC transporter ATP-binding protein yields the protein MPAPLAVINDLRVDFSGETGTVTAVNGISLTINKGEILGIVGESGSGKSVTALTLMRLIQTPGRISGGSITWHGGATPVDLLAVPENEMRRFRGDEIAMIFQEPMTSLNPLFTCGSQVAEAIRLHKKVSAREAKAQTIALFQKVKLPAPEQIWSRYPHELSGGQKQRVMIAMAISCKPRLLIADEPTTALDVTVQKTILELLKELQAEMDMSVVFITHDLGVIAELADRVTVMYKGNIVEQGAVNDVFYHPQHPYTKGLLACRPPLDYRLRRLPMIRDFMEIGPNGAITEKATDVPAFVRSLVLDHEAQQERLQELRQSPPLLEVKGLKTWFPVKKNIFGKVEAWAKAVDDVSFDVKEGETLGLVGESGCGKTTLSRSLLRLVEPTAGSILYRGKNLCDLSAADMRDARRNIQIIFQDPYSSLNPRLTVGQAILEPMQVHGLHGNDRDRREQVLNLLDKVQLRPEHFNRYPHEFSGGQRQRVVIARTLALHPEFIICDESVSALDVSIQAQVLNLLMELREEFNFTYIFISHNLSVVNFMSDRMMVMNKGKLEEIGEAEQVYRSPRSPYTQKLIASIPGMTS
- the queA gene encoding tRNA preQ1(34) S-adenosylmethionine ribosyltransferase-isomerase QueA; translation: MKLSQFKFDLPLNLIAQHPSKTRDESRLMVVNRATGKIEHKLFKDIINYFSDKDVMVVNNTKVFPARLYGRKEKTGAKIEVFLLRELNKQNRLWDVIVDPARKIRVGNKLYFGDDESLVAEVIDNTTSRGRTIRFLFEGNDEEFKQVLDSLGETPLPKYIKRKPEEEDKERYQTVYAKYEGAVAAPTAGLHFSRELIKRLEIKGVKFAEVTLHTGLGTFRPIEVEDLSKHKMDAEYFHIDEYAVKIVNKAKEESRKVCAIGTTTVRAVESSTTAQDHLKAAEGWTNTFIHPPYDFAIPNALVTNFHLPKTSLLIMVCAFAGYDLVMEAYQQAIKEKYRFFSYGDAMLIL
- a CDS encoding 2-C-methyl-D-erythritol 4-phosphate cytidylyltransferase, which encodes MTTASHQKIAIIVAGGSGQRMGTSLPKQFLELAGKPVLQHTIMAFYHAYEDMRVVLVLPDAHRGYAEKAMRLSEHFPQLTVIAGGETRFHSVKNGLATIAGPSVVFVHDGVRPLVSTALINRCYEAALQHGSAIPAIDLKDSIREVHADGNVAADRSRFKIIQTPQTFLSEVLLPAFDLPYDPLFTDEATVVERLGHKVHLVAGEERNLKITRPEDLVIAGALLD
- a CDS encoding Gfo/Idh/MocA family protein — encoded protein: MTTLKIGLFGVGHLGKIHLSQLSTMLNVEVAGFFDPSDANAAGVHELYPNLRRYESAEELIMAVDAIDIVAPTTLHFELCQMAIRNGKHVFVEKPMTNTIDEGKTLVKLVEEANIKFQVGHVERFNPAFLALREYDLKPMFIEVHRLAEFNPRGTDVSVILDLMIHDIDIVLSIVKSSISRISASGVAVMSDTPDIANVRIEFHNGCVANLTSSRISLKKMRKMRLFQKDAYIGIDFLDKKTEIIKLKTPEDEGLFTLDIETNSGRKTIAIENPEIKQSNAIRMELELFRDAILQNKPVHVNVIDGFQAVEVAHQILQKIGRGQTEN
- the radC gene encoding RadC family protein, translating into MIVNRPKKSPKAPKAPIKNWAINDRPREKLLSQGAQVLSDAELLAILLGSGSTDKSAVELGRELMQLASNNLHELGQKDIKVFRKIKGIGDARAVAIAAALELGRRRSASELPVQPALTCSQDAIKILRPLIGDQHTEHLYVLFLNRGNKLIHYTCISHGGTASTVVDPKVIFEQALLQKASRIMLGHNHPSGNMRPSHSDIAITNKIKAAGEMLEIELLDHIILTDESYFSFCENGLL